Proteins found in one Brachyspira murdochii DSM 12563 genomic segment:
- the atpG gene encoding ATP synthase F1 subunit gamma — translation MAEKLNVLKARIKAVTSTHKITKTMDMIARSRTAKILTVEQGMRPFTQKLNRIVEDLSHSDMDHIHPLLAPKKKITNIILFVVTSSRGLCGSYNTKIFDEAMERIRHHHRHGREVQLHVLGKKGEAYFEKQGIPIARKYPRIDEESTFDDCATVVQRFMHEYAVDNTSRVEVIYTRYYTRVVHIPKIKSLIPMIPDEEDIEGHKIKKKLDYVIEPNIEDVLKEIVPMAIKTYFYFMLTSSFLSENAERSIAMRNATDNAERLITDLKNKANRARQEHITNELLDIIGGSEAI, via the coding sequence ATGGCAGAGAAACTTAATGTATTAAAAGCAAGAATTAAAGCTGTAACAAGCACACATAAAATAACTAAAACTATGGATATGATAGCACGTTCAAGAACTGCTAAAATACTTACAGTAGAGCAGGGTATGCGTCCTTTTACTCAAAAACTCAACAGAATAGTAGAAGATCTTTCGCATTCTGATATGGATCATATTCATCCTCTTCTTGCTCCTAAAAAGAAGATAACAAATATAATACTTTTTGTTGTAACTTCAAGCAGAGGTTTATGCGGTTCTTATAATACTAAAATTTTTGATGAGGCTATGGAGAGGATAAGACACCATCATAGACATGGCAGAGAGGTTCAGCTTCATGTACTTGGTAAAAAGGGTGAGGCATACTTTGAAAAGCAGGGGATACCAATAGCCAGAAAATATCCGCGTATAGATGAGGAATCTACTTTTGATGATTGTGCTACAGTTGTTCAGCGTTTCATGCATGAATATGCAGTGGATAATACTTCAAGAGTTGAGGTAATATATACTAGATATTATACAAGGGTGGTACATATACCTAAAATAAAAAGTTTAATACCTATGATACCAGATGAAGAGGATATTGAAGGTCATAAAATTAAGAAAAAACTTGATTATGTGATAGAGCCTAATATAGAAGATGTATTAAAAGAGATTGTGCCTATGGCTATAAAAACATATTTCTATTTTATGCTTACAAGTTCATTTTTATCAGAGAATGCTGAACGCTCTATTGCTATGAGAAATGCTACTGATAATGCTGAGAGATTAATTACTGATTTGAAAAATAAAGCAAACAGGGCAAGACAGGAACATATTACGAATGAGCTTCTTGATATTATAGGCGGTTCTGAGGCTATATAA
- a CDS encoding ankyrin repeat domain-containing protein: protein MKRIKVLKNILLISLLSIIFIISCKKKEEVSVSISNNSVYVSNPDNIYHKTYTNVVKIQGKFVNMNSALSYANREEGEYSEDYDIFEAIENHSLKRVMELIEEGEDIDESYYGDDSIYSDFMNDSYAANGATPLIFAVFYRDLGIMKYLLDNGADPYVKDDDGWNSFLWACGTGNVDVIKMLVQADPDVVNSKNMYDANGLHMAALNNNTEVFEYLVRDLGFDINSTDEDGDGVLYYADEDDAIEKLKELGAE, encoded by the coding sequence ATGAAAAGAATAAAAGTTTTAAAAAATATATTGTTAATTTCTTTATTATCAATTATTTTTATTATATCATGCAAGAAAAAAGAAGAGGTTAGTGTAAGTATAAGCAATAATTCTGTGTATGTAAGTAATCCAGATAATATTTATCATAAAACTTATACTAATGTTGTAAAGATACAGGGCAAATTTGTTAATATGAACTCTGCCTTATCCTATGCCAACAGAGAGGAAGGGGAATACAGCGAAGACTATGATATATTTGAGGCTATAGAAAATCATAGTTTAAAGAGAGTAATGGAATTGATAGAAGAAGGTGAAGATATTGATGAGTCCTATTATGGAGATGACAGTATATACAGCGATTTTATGAATGATAGTTATGCTGCTAATGGTGCTACGCCTTTGATATTTGCCGTATTCTACAGAGATTTAGGTATAATGAAATATCTTCTTGACAATGGGGCAGACCCTTATGTAAAAGATGATGACGGCTGGAATTCGTTTTTATGGGCTTGCGGTACTGGAAATGTTGATGTAATAAAAATGCTTGTGCAGGCTGATCCTGATGTTGTAAACTCTAAAAATATGTATGATGCAAATGGTCTTCATATGGCTGCTTTGAATAATAATACAGAAGTATTTGAATATTTAGTTAGAGATTTAGGTTTTGATATAAATAGTACCGATGAAGACGGAGACGGAGTTTTGTATTATGCTGATGAAGATGATGCTATAGAAAAATTAAAGGAATTAGGTGCTGAATAA
- the atpH gene encoding ATP synthase F1 subunit delta: MRESEKLEILKPTANAIFDIARELGMIREIYNELTECSKLFQDIDIKNYFFNKFISKKDKKELIDKRLKPLLSKETYAFVSILAEHDSIEVLPDIVNLYKDIVDDYNNIVRVRIITASSIDDKTIEDIINTVKCFSSNEISYETEIDESIIGGIIVYIGSTVYDYSIKNQIDLLQSKFTRGN; encoded by the coding sequence ATGAGAGAAAGTGAAAAATTAGAAATACTAAAGCCAACAGCTAATGCCATATTTGACATAGCTAGAGAGCTTGGAATGATAAGAGAAATATATAATGAACTTACAGAATGTTCTAAATTATTTCAGGATATTGATATAAAGAATTATTTTTTTAATAAATTTATTTCTAAGAAAGACAAAAAAGAATTAATAGATAAAAGATTAAAACCTTTGCTTTCTAAAGAAACTTATGCTTTTGTTTCTATATTGGCAGAACATGACAGCATAGAGGTACTGCCTGATATAGTGAATTTATATAAAGATATAGTAGACGATTATAATAATATAGTAAGAGTTCGTATTATTACAGCTTCTTCTATTGATGATAAAACAATAGAAGATATTATTAATACAGTAAAATGTTTTTCCAGTAATGAAATATCTTATGAAACAGAGATTGATGAGAGTATTATAGGCGGTATAATAGTATATATTGGTTCTACAGTTTATGATTATAGTATAAAAAATCAGATAGATTTATTGCAAAGTAAATTTACACGCGGTAATTAA
- the atpE gene encoding ATP synthase F0 subunit C: MELSILGAAIGAGLAAIGVGLGIGFIGSRAVEGIARQPEVSGKIQTAMLIAAALIEGVGLFALVICILALFTK, encoded by the coding sequence ATGGAACTTTCTATATTAGGAGCAGCAATTGGAGCAGGACTTGCAGCTATAGGAGTAGGATTAGGAATAGGATTTATAGGTTCTAGAGCAGTTGAGGGCATAGCAAGACAGCCTGAAGTTTCTGGAAAAATACAGACAGCAATGCTTATAGCGGCAGCTTTGATAGAAGGTGTAGGTTTATTTGCTTTAGTTATTTGTATTCTTGCATTATTCACAAAATAA
- the atpF gene encoding F0F1 ATP synthase subunit B, with the protein MALLKIDPGIIIWTWITFLLVLAILGASTWKIILKGLNARADKIQEDLEEAEKTRENAKKSLAAYREQIDNAKAEASSIIENARVEANRIRDKIINNAREEAEVNKNKIMSEIDRSKEEAMNSVKKQALDIAVVMAETILKRNINKEDNQAIINEFINNAGKENNK; encoded by the coding sequence ATGGCACTTTTAAAAATAGATCCCGGTATTATTATTTGGACTTGGATCACGTTTTTACTAGTTCTTGCTATATTAGGTGCTTCTACTTGGAAAATAATTTTGAAAGGCTTGAATGCCCGTGCTGATAAAATACAGGAAGATTTGGAAGAAGCAGAAAAAACTAGAGAAAATGCTAAAAAATCTTTGGCAGCATACAGAGAGCAGATTGATAATGCTAAAGCTGAAGCAAGTTCTATTATAGAAAATGCAAGAGTGGAGGCGAATAGAATTAGAGACAAAATTATCAATAATGCCAGAGAAGAAGCGGAAGTTAATAAAAACAAAATTATGTCTGAAATAGACAGATCTAAAGAAGAGGCTATGAATAGTGTGAAAAAACAGGCACTTGATATTGCTGTTGTTATGGCGGAAACTATTCTTAAAAGAAATATCAATAAAGAAGATAATCAGGCTATAATTAATGAGTTTATTAATAATGCGGGAAAAGAAAACAATAAATAA
- the atpH gene encoding ATP synthase F1 subunit delta — MESIADSILKDLKKEVLKESTKEKVSRFTRITKNESNAKNYAKAMFDVASDAGKIEVIKSDLDIVYSSLLVDKDIFDFFKSSFIDGNLRMSILKKVYAGKISEETFNLIAILIERDLLHTLFAVIVEYENLCNEYYNIAVVKITTASGINNNIEDIEKLKECIRNMIKNRDVHFIFHTDENIIGGVVIEIEDIVYDYSIRRVLKGLKTSISNDN, encoded by the coding sequence ATGGAGTCCATTGCTGACAGCATTTTAAAAGATTTAAAAAAAGAGGTGCTGAAAGAAAGCACAAAAGAAAAAGTTAGCAGATTCACACGTATAACAAAAAATGAATCTAATGCTAAAAATTATGCTAAGGCAATGTTTGATGTAGCTTCTGATGCTGGAAAAATAGAAGTGATTAAAAGTGATTTGGATATTGTTTATTCGTCTTTGCTTGTTGATAAAGATATATTTGATTTTTTTAAATCTAGTTTTATAGATGGCAATTTGAGAATGAGTATATTAAAAAAAGTATATGCAGGTAAAATATCAGAAGAGACTTTTAATCTTATTGCTATTTTAATAGAAAGAGATTTACTTCATACTTTATTTGCTGTCATAGTAGAGTATGAAAACCTATGTAATGAATATTATAATATAGCAGTGGTTAAAATTACAACAGCATCTGGTATAAATAATAATATAGAGGATATAGAAAAATTAAAAGAATGTATTAGAAATATGATTAAGAACAGAGATGTTCATTTTATATTTCATACAGATGAAAATATTATAGGCGGTGTTGTGATAGAAATAGAAGATATTGTTTATGATTATAGTATAAGAAGAGTACTTAAAGGATTAAAAACTTCTATTTCTAATGATAATTGA
- a CDS encoding TolC family protein: protein MKIKIELTIFLLMFFTVNMLYSQTNTLTYAAYMETIRDQIPELKINAVTETNAEMNLLSAKSSGDVNLSAQLGAVGKYGSLSSGSTASTTAGPTVEAAGIQAGIGVGSLIPYSGTTWSVNLTHSSFLGGKLYPDGVNSVDFNNYLPSLTIEVTQPLLRNFFGKLDRYPIKDAEYALAIAKLQRKLDDASVIVSYQKIYYQWIMYEKLLAYYRSMYITAKRFENQMRDRYNNGLIDNDSYQNARTQTMVYSDYYAQNQVYLDSLLATVSFFMPVTNIKPDHTTWDAYLDLGSNMQMESVPFADSVNGQIAYQSKIRAEYTLEVMKNGTLPNLDLVGSVSLNGLSPNSDGYFKSFGSMTNVDFFAGVQFSYPIGNRANKAQYQMAENSLYGIIAQYDQLEKDFNTQLQTYISRFNAYKNLIASKQMQIRAINSRIATQLQKLDQGRLEIDDLLTSRLDLVATQTELLNLQYEFITTIFDYRALLAIDYE from the coding sequence ATGAAAATCAAAATAGAACTTACAATATTTTTATTAATGTTTTTTACTGTGAATATGTTATATTCTCAGACCAATACATTAACTTATGCGGCATATATGGAAACTATAAGAGATCAGATTCCTGAATTAAAAATAAATGCTGTTACTGAAACTAATGCTGAAATGAATCTTCTTAGTGCCAAAAGTTCTGGAGATGTTAATTTATCTGCTCAGCTTGGTGCTGTAGGAAAATACGGAAGTTTATCAAGCGGAAGCACTGCTTCAACAACAGCAGGTCCTACAGTAGAAGCGGCTGGAATACAGGCTGGAATTGGTGTGGGATCATTAATACCATACAGCGGAACTACTTGGTCTGTTAATTTAACTCATAGTTCTTTTTTGGGAGGGAAATTATACCCTGATGGTGTTAATTCGGTAGATTTTAATAATTATCTTCCTTCGCTAACAATAGAAGTTACTCAGCCTCTTTTGAGAAATTTTTTCGGTAAATTGGACAGATACCCTATTAAAGATGCTGAATATGCTCTTGCTATAGCAAAACTTCAAAGAAAATTAGATGATGCGAGTGTTATAGTATCATATCAGAAAATTTATTATCAATGGATAATGTATGAAAAACTTCTTGCATACTACAGAAGCATGTATATTACTGCGAAAAGATTTGAAAATCAGATGAGAGACAGATATAACAACGGACTTATAGATAATGACTCCTATCAGAATGCCAGAACTCAGACTATGGTATACAGCGACTACTATGCTCAAAATCAGGTTTATTTAGATAGTCTTTTAGCTACTGTAAGTTTCTTTATGCCGGTAACTAACATAAAACCAGATCACACTACTTGGGACGCTTATTTAGATTTGGGAAGCAATATGCAGATGGAAAGTGTACCATTCGCAGACAGTGTAAACGGACAAATTGCATATCAGTCAAAGATAAGAGCAGAATATACACTTGAAGTTATGAAAAATGGAACTTTGCCTAATTTAGACTTAGTAGGAAGTGTAAGTTTAAATGGACTTAGTCCAAACAGCGACGGATATTTTAAGTCTTTCGGCAGTATGACAAATGTTGACTTCTTTGCAGGAGTTCAGTTCTCATACCCTATAGGAAACAGAGCAAATAAAGCACAGTATCAAATGGCTGAAAACTCTTTATATGGAATTATAGCTCAGTATGATCAATTGGAAAAAGATTTTAATACGCAGCTGCAAACATATATTTCAAGATTTAATGCTTATAAAAATTTAATAGCAAGCAAGCAAATGCAGATAAGAGCCATTAATTCAAGAATAGCAACTCAGCTTCAAAAATTAGACCAAGGACGTTTGGAAATTGATGATTTGCTTACATCAAGATTGGATTTAGTTGCAACGCAGACAGAACTTTTGAATCTTCAGTATGAGTTTATAACGACAATATTTGATTATAGGGCTCTGCTTGCAATTGATTATGAATAA
- a CDS encoding TetR/AcrR family transcriptional regulator has protein sequence MPKVNQEYFENKRKIILEAAMKVFLKKPAYSVTMKDIIKESELSQGGVYKYYSNIDDIVISLLNSKKTNINPKNIIEKYNDEPEKVIFELFEYFKKFFFITASEFGKIMFELQPIFFNDKKRFEKLKKSINKDVNLYFWLTELFLFIDKKIEEKYFVPIAEYNDIYMQIIVTIAGIGTELILTKYYDFDRKLYYYRDNTEQNRSLEINLNNLINNLCKTVLYLLGSKYSFENLKKSEG, from the coding sequence ATGCCTAAAGTAAATCAAGAATATTTTGAAAACAAAAGAAAGATAATATTAGAAGCAGCCATGAAAGTTTTTCTGAAAAAGCCTGCTTATAGTGTTACAATGAAAGATATTATTAAAGAATCAGAGTTAAGTCAAGGAGGGGTTTACAAATATTATTCAAATATAGATGATATTGTTATTTCATTGCTTAATAGTAAGAAAACGAATATAAATCCTAAAAATATAATAGAAAAATATAATGATGAACCTGAAAAAGTTATATTTGAATTATTTGAATACTTCAAGAAGTTTTTTTTCATTACAGCAAGCGAATTTGGTAAAATAATGTTTGAACTTCAGCCGATTTTTTTTAATGATAAAAAAAGATTTGAAAAACTTAAAAAAAGTATAAATAAAGATGTTAATTTGTATTTTTGGCTTACTGAATTATTTTTATTTATAGATAAGAAGATAGAAGAGAAATATTTTGTACCAATAGCTGAATATAATGATATTTATATGCAGATAATAGTAACCATAGCAGGGATAGGAACTGAATTAATATTGACTAAATATTATGATTTTGACAGGAAATTATATTATTATAGAGATAATACAGAGCAAAACAGGAGTTTGGAGATTAATTTGAATAATTTAATTAATAATTTGTGTAAAACTGTATTATATTTACTTGGAAGCAAATACAGTTTTGAAAATTTAAAAAAATCAGAAGGGTAA
- the atpA gene encoding F0F1 ATP synthase subunit alpha, translated as MNIKASEIAAVLKEEIKNYKADFTPNEVGVVVEVGDGIARVIGLPHVMANEMILFESGAVGLAFNLEEETIGAIVLGDYYGIKEGSKVSRLKRILEVPVGEALLGRVVNPLGVPIDGHGEVATDKRRVIEFPAPGIADRQAVKQPLQTGIKAIDSMTPVGRGQRQLIIGDRGTGKTSIALDAIINQKGTGVICVYVAIGQKASTVAGVVDTLRQHGALDYTIVVAATAADSAPLLYIAPYAGCAMAEYFMYEQKKDTLIIYDDLTKQANAYRQISLLLRRPPGREAFPGDVFYLHSRLLERAAKLSDELGGGSLTALPIIETQDNEVSAYIPTNVISITDGQIYLLTSLFMSGVRPAIDVGISVSRVGGNAQTKAMKKVAGTLRLDLASYRSLEAFSQLGIGLDKATLAQLDRGAKMVELLKQKQYSPIPFEEQVVVIFAATKGFLDNIEVDRVHEFEWRLLQYIKADKPSVLDNIREKKDIEDMDGLYKVIEEFKSKF; from the coding sequence ATGAATATAAAAGCTAGTGAAATTGCAGCGGTTCTTAAAGAAGAGATTAAGAATTATAAAGCTGATTTTACTCCGAATGAAGTAGGAGTAGTTGTAGAAGTAGGAGACGGTATTGCAAGAGTAATCGGACTTCCGCATGTTATGGCTAATGAAATGATACTTTTTGAAAGCGGTGCGGTTGGACTTGCTTTTAACTTGGAAGAAGAAACTATTGGTGCTATAGTTTTGGGAGATTATTACGGCATTAAAGAGGGAAGTAAAGTAAGCAGACTTAAAAGAATATTAGAAGTTCCGGTAGGCGAGGCTCTTTTAGGAAGAGTTGTTAATCCTTTGGGTGTACCTATAGACGGACATGGTGAAGTTGCTACTGATAAAAGAAGAGTAATAGAGTTTCCAGCTCCGGGTATTGCTGACAGGCAGGCAGTAAAACAGCCGCTTCAGACTGGTATTAAAGCTATTGACTCTATGACTCCTGTAGGAAGAGGTCAAAGACAGCTTATTATTGGAGACAGAGGTACTGGTAAAACTTCTATTGCTTTAGATGCTATAATTAATCAAAAAGGCACTGGGGTAATATGTGTATATGTAGCAATAGGGCAAAAGGCTTCTACCGTTGCTGGTGTTGTTGATACATTAAGACAGCATGGGGCATTAGACTATACTATAGTAGTTGCGGCTACTGCAGCTGATTCTGCTCCGCTTCTTTATATAGCTCCTTATGCAGGCTGTGCTATGGCAGAATACTTCATGTATGAGCAGAAAAAAGACACATTAATTATATATGATGACTTAACTAAACAGGCTAATGCATACAGACAGATATCATTACTTCTTAGAAGACCTCCGGGAAGAGAGGCTTTCCCCGGAGATGTTTTCTATTTGCATTCAAGACTTCTTGAAAGAGCAGCTAAACTCAGCGATGAATTAGGAGGAGGTTCTTTAACAGCACTTCCTATAATAGAAACTCAGGATAATGAGGTATCAGCTTATATTCCTACTAACGTTATTTCTATTACTGACGGGCAGATATATTTGCTTACTAGTTTATTTATGAGCGGTGTGCGTCCTGCTATAGATGTTGGTATATCGGTTTCTCGTGTAGGCGGTAATGCTCAGACTAAAGCTATGAAAAAGGTTGCTGGTACTTTAAGGCTTGACCTTGCTTCTTATAGATCTTTGGAGGCTTTCTCTCAGCTTGGTATTGGACTTGATAAGGCTACTTTGGCACAGTTAGACAGAGGTGCTAAAATGGTTGAATTATTAAAGCAGAAACAATATAGTCCTATACCTTTTGAAGAACAGGTTGTTGTTATATTTGCAGCTACTAAAGGTTTCTTGGACAATATTGAAGTTGACAGAGTTCATGAGTTTGAATGGAGATTATTGCAGTATATTAAAGCTGATAAGCCTAGTGTACTTGATAATATTAGAGAGAAAAAAGATATAGAAGATATGGACGGTCTTTATAAAGTTATAGAAGAGTTTAAGTCTAAGTTCTAA
- a CDS encoding beta-1,6-N-acetylglucosaminyltransferase, producing the protein MSKICFLILAHKNHNQLLRLINHLKKDFDIYVHIDKRSKLNLKSFDNVNIYKKIATYHGDVSLVDATLFLLKEAFKNNYDRYIFISGQDIPLKTNKEIINFFEDNNDKQFISYISIRDNEGIYKEMSFRLNAYNFGKLYRKLLGRKFREAISNIPFIKRKTPENIYYGSQWWNLNHDAIKYILEYVEKNPEYLKRFNYTWGSDEFFFQSILLNSSFKDKCVDNCLRYLIWGVGTPINLKMKDYEGIKENIKDNLFARKFDENIDNDIIDRLYKDLES; encoded by the coding sequence ATGAGTAAAATTTGTTTTTTAATATTAGCACATAAAAATCATAATCAATTATTAAGATTAATTAATCATCTTAAAAAGGATTTTGATATTTATGTGCATATTGATAAAAGAAGCAAATTGAACTTAAAAAGTTTTGATAATGTCAATATTTATAAAAAAATTGCAACTTATCATGGAGATGTTAGTTTAGTAGATGCTACTCTTTTTTTATTGAAAGAGGCATTTAAAAATAATTATGACAGATATATTTTTATAAGCGGTCAGGATATTCCTTTAAAAACTAATAAGGAAATTATTAATTTTTTTGAAGATAATAATGATAAGCAATTTATATCTTATATAAGTATAAGAGACAACGAAGGTATATACAAAGAAATGTCTTTTAGGCTTAATGCTTATAATTTTGGCAAACTATATAGAAAATTATTAGGCAGAAAATTTAGAGAAGCTATATCTAATATTCCTTTTATAAAGAGGAAAACACCTGAAAATATATATTATGGTTCTCAGTGGTGGAATTTAAATCATGATGCTATTAAATATATACTTGAATATGTAGAAAAAAATCCTGAATACTTAAAAAGATTTAATTATACTTGGGGAAGCGATGAGTTTTTTTTTCAGTCAATATTATTAAATAGCAGTTTTAAAGATAAATGTGTAGATAATTGTCTTCGTTATTTAATATGGGGGGTAGGTACTCCTATTAATTTGAAGATGAAAGATTATGAAGGTATAAAAGAAAACATAAAAGATAATTTATTTGCCCGTAAATTTGATGAAAATATTGATAATGATATAATTGATAGATTATATAAAGATTTAGAAAGTTAA
- a CDS encoding STAS domain-containing protein: MEVSVKELENNTAVLKLDGDIDVYTSSDLKDVIFSQIELGAKKIIIDMEDVYYIDSSGIGVFISALGAFKKVNGKICFVKVTEPVKKVFELTKITSFFPIFTSETEAMDKF; the protein is encoded by the coding sequence ATGGAAGTTTCTGTTAAAGAACTTGAAAATAATACAGCTGTACTAAAATTAGATGGAGATATAGATGTGTATACTTCATCGGACTTGAAAGATGTTATATTTTCTCAAATAGAGTTGGGAGCTAAAAAAATAATAATAGATATGGAAGATGTTTATTATATAGACAGCAGCGGTATAGGTGTATTTATTTCAGCACTTGGTGCTTTTAAGAAAGTAAATGGTAAAATATGTTTTGTAAAAGTTACAGAACCTGTTAAAAAGGTATTTGAGCTTACAAAAATAACAAGTTTTTTCCCAATATTTACAAGTGAAACTGAAGCTATGGATAAATTTTGA
- the atpB gene encoding F0F1 ATP synthase subunit A: MIKEVIFLKKIFVLTFIVAAIFTSDIVYGAESINDYIMEEITDNTEYPFYTIPIRLGHYINFDFKITKHIILITLAGILSVLSMKYLAHKLKRPFRRPTYLQSILEGLIDYMNKDVIGAALGEEGKKYVPFCLTVFLFVLFSNILGLIPASIKFPTENGGHSYIAGGLGANIGFTASIAVIVFIVYIFAGIRKKGIIRYWTSLVPKGLPIPLIPIIWVLEVITLFNRAFALAIRLFANITGGHIMMIVIPYLIIMSGTLLVSPFAVLFLAFIYVLEMFVAVLQAYIFSLLSAVYIGIAISDEH, encoded by the coding sequence ATGATTAAAGAAGTAATTTTTTTAAAGAAAATTTTTGTATTAACATTTATTGTTGCAGCTATATTCACATCTGATATAGTATATGGGGCTGAAAGTATTAATGACTATATAATGGAAGAGATAACAGATAATACAGAATATCCGTTTTATACTATTCCTATAAGATTAGGTCATTATATTAATTTCGATTTCAAGATAACAAAGCATATTATATTAATAACTTTAGCAGGTATTTTATCTGTTTTAAGCATGAAATATTTGGCACATAAGTTAAAAAGACCTTTCAGAAGACCCACCTACTTACAAAGCATATTAGAAGGTTTAATTGACTATATGAATAAAGATGTAATAGGGGCTGCATTAGGTGAGGAAGGCAAGAAATATGTTCCTTTTTGTCTGACAGTTTTTTTATTTGTACTATTTTCAAATATATTGGGGCTTATACCAGCATCTATTAAGTTTCCTACAGAAAACGGAGGTCATTCATATATAGCAGGCGGACTTGGGGCAAATATAGGTTTTACGGCTTCTATAGCAGTAATTGTATTTATAGTTTATATTTTTGCAGGTATTAGAAAGAAAGGTATAATAAGATATTGGACTTCGTTAGTACCTAAAGGGCTTCCTATACCGCTTATACCTATAATATGGGTATTAGAGGTTATTACATTATTTAACAGGGCTTTTGCTCTTGCTATACGTCTTTTTGCAAATATTACAGGCGGACACATAATGATGATAGTAATACCGTACTTGATTATTATGTCTGGAACTTTACTTGTTTCACCTTTTGCCGTATTATTTTTGGCATTTATATATGTACTTGAGATGTTTGTAGCGGTTTTACAAGCTTATATATTCTCATTATTATCAGCAGTTTATATTGGAATTGCTATTAGTGATGAGCATTAA
- the guaB gene encoding IMP dehydrogenase — translation MSIKMREALTFDDVLLVPQESDILPKDVSLRRKLTNKITLNTPLISSPMDTVTESKMAIAMALCGALGVIHKNMSLEQQAKEVEMVKNFKDIEDKEKASLSADGSLIAAAAIGISEDRYERIEKLIEAKVDLIVIDTAHGHSKNVLTAIKEIKDKYKQVEVIAGNIATADGAKALIDAGVDAIKIGIGAGSICTTRIIAGVGVPQLTAIYDASEVAKKNNVGSIADGGIKYSGDIVKAFAIGADAVMAGGLFSSTYEAPGDVIIIDGKKYKPYRGMGSVGAMIHGSKDRYFQSEVVSKSKFVPEGIEGVTEYKGHVADVIYQIVGGIRSGMGYIGAKDIKTLQEKAEFIRITNQGLAESHVHDVKITSKAPNY, via the coding sequence ATGTCCATAAAGATGAGAGAAGCATTAACATTCGATGACGTATTATTAGTACCGCAAGAATCTGATATCTTACCCAAAGATGTTTCATTAAGAAGAAAATTAACAAACAAAATAACATTAAATACTCCTTTGATAAGTTCACCTATGGATACTGTAACAGAATCTAAAATGGCAATAGCAATGGCATTATGCGGTGCATTAGGTGTTATACATAAAAACATGTCCCTTGAACAGCAGGCAAAAGAAGTAGAAATGGTTAAAAATTTCAAAGATATAGAAGATAAAGAAAAAGCAAGCCTTTCTGCTGACGGATCTTTAATTGCAGCAGCAGCCATCGGTATATCAGAAGACAGATATGAGAGAATAGAAAAACTGATAGAAGCTAAAGTTGATTTAATAGTTATAGATACAGCACATGGACATTCAAAAAATGTACTTACAGCTATAAAAGAAATAAAAGATAAATACAAACAAGTAGAAGTAATAGCAGGTAATATCGCCACAGCAGACGGAGCTAAAGCATTAATTGATGCAGGAGTAGATGCTATAAAAATAGGTATAGGAGCAGGATCAATATGTACTACAAGAATAATAGCTGGTGTAGGTGTTCCTCAGCTTACAGCTATATATGACGCTTCTGAAGTTGCTAAAAAGAATAATGTAGGATCTATTGCCGACGGAGGAATAAAATACTCTGGAGATATAGTAAAAGCATTTGCTATAGGTGCTGATGCTGTTATGGCTGGAGGTTTATTTTCATCTACTTATGAAGCTCCGGGAGATGTTATTATAATAGATGGTAAAAAATATAAACCTTACAGAGGAATGGGTTCTGTAGGTGCTATGATACATGGAAGCAAAGACAGATATTTCCAAAGTGAAGTAGTTAGCAAATCAAAATTTGTACCTGAAGGCATTGAAGGTGTTACTGAATATAAAGGACATGTTGCTGATGTTATATATCAAATAGTAGGAGGAATACGCTCTGGAATGGGGTATATCGGTGCTAAAGATATAAAAACACTTCAGGAAAAAGCTGAGTTTATAAGAATCACTAATCAGGGTTTAGCAGAAAGTCATGTTCATGATGTAAAAATCACTTCAAAAGCTCCTAACTATTAA